One Magnetococcus sp. PR-3 genomic region harbors:
- a CDS encoding tetratricopeptide repeat protein, with the protein MKPMSISAARLPFILLLMLWLPLAEAATNAKESGGGEEKLQQTLDLQIRQSWSRLNQVALGSSTRSEAYLHALQTLIQLYMDAEMKNQAEPLIQQGLDILNRLNGPNHYRTLKMRILMGKVDYAKGRYERVSGALNSVLQVNRSKKVLTRRQIKEAELYLYLARLGLARELANKKGKLARADQLLLVLIPNFEKLLGTKAPEFLDTVRLRAEVMLKRRRYGDAELLLEQWLTFAKKSNDVSMDERVQVYRLFAVLNGERRQSDKAIKWIDRAHGELSKIKGKRAWQTRVEVMAARHALYLSKGLVKESMAILEKMSAMVGTSLGHHSLKHARFVIGVAGVLDYLNMGDSAAKLRESAEQMGQRIFSGEPKLQFHWWSSLAKEKPSTKRIGNDVAMVVRYMDGLILRLYQQSESVMLWRTKYQQKDPQWAPSQPREISVKELVSVKKPEKKNVIQKVKSLLSNKGEADKKTSRYPGNGGAVGFDPPEQSSGYHVSMGCFSSKSFPLKILRKGSREGLSVYMRRLKRSNGGMLYCAVAGPYAKRPGAVQAMEAIDALHLSKDRAIVFYK; encoded by the coding sequence GTGAAACCCATGTCCATCAGCGCCGCCCGCCTGCCTTTTATCCTGCTGCTCATGCTGTGGCTGCCTCTGGCTGAGGCGGCGACCAATGCCAAGGAGAGCGGGGGGGGTGAGGAGAAACTGCAACAGACCCTGGATCTACAGATTCGCCAATCCTGGTCACGGCTCAATCAAGTGGCTCTAGGTAGCAGTACCCGCTCCGAGGCCTATCTACATGCCCTGCAGACTCTGATTCAGCTCTATATGGATGCTGAGATGAAAAATCAGGCTGAGCCGTTGATCCAGCAGGGGTTAGATATTCTCAATCGTCTCAATGGGCCTAATCATTATCGTACGCTGAAGATGCGCATTCTCATGGGTAAAGTGGACTATGCCAAGGGGCGTTATGAACGGGTCTCCGGTGCCCTGAACAGTGTATTGCAGGTTAATCGCTCGAAAAAGGTGCTTACGCGTCGTCAGATCAAGGAGGCGGAACTCTACCTCTACCTCGCCCGTCTGGGGCTGGCCCGTGAGTTAGCCAATAAAAAGGGCAAACTGGCCCGCGCCGATCAACTGCTGTTGGTATTGATTCCCAACTTTGAAAAGCTGCTGGGAACCAAAGCTCCTGAGTTTCTCGATACTGTGCGTTTGCGTGCCGAGGTGATGTTAAAACGACGCCGCTATGGTGATGCGGAGTTGCTGCTGGAACAGTGGCTGACCTTCGCCAAAAAATCCAACGATGTGAGCATGGATGAGCGGGTCCAGGTCTATCGCCTGTTTGCCGTGCTAAATGGCGAACGCCGTCAAAGTGATAAGGCGATCAAGTGGATTGACCGCGCCCATGGTGAACTGTCTAAGATTAAAGGGAAAAGAGCTTGGCAAACCCGTGTGGAGGTGATGGCCGCCCGTCACGCACTCTACCTCAGTAAGGGGCTGGTTAAGGAGAGCATGGCCATCTTGGAAAAGATGAGCGCTATGGTGGGAACCTCGCTGGGGCACCATAGCCTCAAGCATGCCCGTTTTGTTATAGGTGTCGCCGGGGTTCTGGACTATCTGAATATGGGCGATTCTGCCGCCAAGCTAAGGGAGAGTGCCGAGCAGATGGGGCAGCGTATTTTCAGTGGCGAGCCCAAATTGCAGTTCCATTGGTGGAGTTCCCTGGCCAAGGAGAAGCCCTCTACCAAACGCATCGGCAACGATGTGGCTATGGTGGTGCGTTATATGGATGGTTTGATCCTTCGTCTCTATCAGCAGTCAGAGAGCGTGATGCTGTGGCGTACCAAATATCAACAGAAGGATCCCCAGTGGGCTCCCAGCCAACCTCGTGAAATTAGCGTTAAAGAGCTGGTTTCTGTTAAGAAGCCGGAGAAAAAAAACGTCATCCAGAAGGTTAAGAGTCTGTTGAGCAACAAGGGGGAGGCCGATAAAAAAACGAGCCGCTACCCTGGTAATGGTGGTGCGGTAGGTTTTGATCCTCCTGAGCAGAGCAGCGGTTACCATGTATCTATGGGCTGCTTTTCCAGCAAATCCTTCCCTCTTAAGATCCTGCGTAAGGGGTCGAGGGAAGGGCTGAGTGTTTACATGCGCAGACTCAAGCGTTCCAATGGTGGCATGCTCTACTGTGCCGTGGCAGGACCCTATGCCAAACGACCCGGCGCCGTGCAGGCCATGGAAGCCATTGATGCCCTGCATCTGAGTAAGGATCGTGCCATCGTCTTCTATAAATAG
- the mamD gene encoding magnetosome protein MamD: protein MITEPTMLKIEGAKQMAKVATMAGNTYTVVPSSTGAMGVTKWITLTPVNTGTSAPITLKIEGARQMAAANNLAGKNVFIDPSPTLVAGKTSKFLVMTPVKNATAVSATQMTDPATLVQVEGKRQAMQVSKYIGKKVTIVPAPNMVNANNGMIYFNPAGSQTSVGLKIQDANAMDLGGMSGKSYTITKAPMATGNTAGNWLLFKPSGEAASVTVAGTDQVPPAPEMTMPKMQTVAMQAPLDPATATAATGTAVSGTIWNGGGMSLGLGLGLGAAGPVLLGAALVGSGYGSWLAYKKYKEKQAEAEAAEAALEGELAADEGAVAEEAEVVEAVAAEEPVAAEAEVVEDAPEEPEAAEAAAPA, encoded by the coding sequence ATGATCACCGAGCCGACGATGTTGAAAATCGAAGGGGCTAAGCAGATGGCCAAGGTGGCCACAATGGCTGGCAACACCTACACCGTTGTACCCAGTAGCACCGGTGCTATGGGGGTGACCAAGTGGATCACTCTAACCCCGGTCAACACCGGCACCTCCGCCCCCATCACCTTGAAGATCGAAGGGGCTCGTCAGATGGCCGCGGCCAACAATCTGGCCGGTAAAAATGTTTTTATCGACCCCTCCCCCACTCTGGTGGCAGGTAAGACCAGCAAATTTCTGGTGATGACACCGGTTAAAAACGCCACAGCCGTCAGTGCCACCCAGATGACCGATCCGGCCACCCTGGTTCAGGTGGAGGGCAAGCGTCAAGCGATGCAGGTCTCCAAATATATCGGCAAAAAGGTCACCATTGTACCAGCGCCCAACATGGTCAACGCCAACAACGGCATGATCTATTTCAACCCTGCTGGCAGTCAGACATCGGTTGGTCTGAAAATTCAGGATGCCAATGCCATGGACTTGGGCGGCATGAGCGGCAAGAGCTACACCATTACCAAGGCCCCCATGGCCACCGGCAACACCGCAGGCAACTGGCTGCTGTTTAAGCCCAGCGGCGAAGCGGCATCTGTTACCGTGGCGGGTACCGATCAGGTTCCTCCTGCTCCTGAAATGACCATGCCCAAGATGCAGACTGTGGCCATGCAGGCCCCCCTTGATCCCGCAACGGCCACGGCAGCAACCGGCACGGCGGTTTCCGGCACCATCTGGAACGGTGGCGGCATGAGTCTGGGTCTGGGTCTGGGGCTGGGTGCTGCAGGTCCGGTTTTGTTGGGTGCAGCGCTGGTGGGGTCCGGCTACGGCAGCTGGCTGGCCTACAAAAAGTATAAAGAGAAGCAAGCGGAAGCCGAGGCGGCTGAGGCTGCGCTGGAAGGTGAACTGGCCGCCGATGAAGGTGCCGTGGCTGAAGAGGCCGAGGTTGTTGAGGCCGTGGCAGCCGAAGAGCCTGTCGCGGCTGAGGCCGAAGTGGTGGAGGACGCCCCTGAGGAGCCCGAAGCTGCTGAAGCAGCAGCCCCAGCTTAA
- a CDS encoding magnetochrome domain-containing protein yields the protein MKVAEWIMAVAIVFSLAFFLLSVVRDDPWEDHAYDQAPPVAAGMPAPHRDGREKMVCSSCHEIIKKKGGKLAGGGTPPIARGAPAPATHNDGRDKRVCSSCHQFAKTAGTSAQNGVPPIARGEPAPANHKGGRDKRVCSSCHAVLEPSQLQMLQQGRKQATPPIRQGQPAPATHNDGRSKRVCTSCHILTPANGAAGKMAKPNPGGAQALTVAWNGPLPPLPQSTDTAFMDPEWHERFRPLRFQGKVLRVVDKTPRSGRENLHILVHDNINTPQWINVAPSWFLREEGCMPMPGTFVKGTAYKEMGVAPGSLRYAGTLSVNGEFCMIRNNHLVGAWIWADGEEMDEE from the coding sequence ATGAAAGTTGCTGAATGGATCATGGCTGTAGCGATTGTCTTCAGCTTGGCTTTTTTCCTGCTCTCCGTGGTGCGGGATGATCCGTGGGAAGATCACGCCTATGATCAGGCCCCGCCGGTTGCCGCAGGCATGCCCGCTCCCCACCGGGATGGACGGGAGAAGATGGTCTGTTCCAGCTGTCATGAGATCATCAAGAAAAAGGGTGGTAAGTTGGCAGGCGGGGGCACGCCCCCCATCGCCCGTGGCGCGCCAGCCCCAGCCACCCATAATGATGGCCGCGACAAACGGGTCTGCTCAAGCTGCCACCAGTTTGCCAAAACGGCTGGAACATCAGCCCAGAACGGGGTTCCCCCCATCGCCCGTGGTGAACCGGCCCCAGCCAACCATAAGGGTGGCCGTGATAAACGGGTCTGCTCCAGTTGCCATGCGGTTCTGGAGCCCAGCCAGCTACAGATGCTGCAGCAGGGCCGCAAACAGGCCACCCCGCCCATCCGCCAGGGCCAGCCTGCACCGGCCACCCACAACGATGGGCGCAGCAAACGGGTCTGCACCAGTTGCCATATCTTAACCCCGGCCAACGGGGCAGCAGGTAAGATGGCCAAGCCCAATCCAGGGGGAGCACAAGCGCTAACTGTCGCCTGGAACGGCCCCCTGCCCCCCCTGCCCCAATCTACGGATACTGCTTTTATGGATCCCGAGTGGCACGAGCGTTTCAGGCCACTGCGTTTTCAGGGCAAAGTGCTGCGGGTGGTGGACAAGACCCCACGTTCAGGGCGGGAGAATCTGCATATTCTGGTGCATGACAACATCAACACCCCCCAGTGGATCAATGTAGCCCCCAGCTGGTTTCTGCGTGAGGAGGGGTGCATGCCCATGCCCGGCACCTTTGTGAAAGGTACAGCCTATAAAGAGATGGGGGTCGCCCCTGGCAGTCTACGCTATGCCGGAACCCTCTCTGTGAACGGTGAGTTCTGTATGATTCGTAACAACCACCTGGTGGGTGCCTGGATCTGGGCCGACGGTGAAGAAATGGATGAGGAGTAG
- the mamZ gene encoding magnetosome biogenesis transporter MamZ, whose translation MISLPHRFRTEHTLYLLSVMSTLAIALAVGMQPLFLDEVLKIPFEKAGTINAHLTVVTEMISLFIVAYTGFRYGRSGRAQLIFFGFLFILVGSLLAPWSGRLQLAMGVGGLAFYYLMRTLISIGTNTVQLETTTWMGDVSVHDHKPKLMLGVIMMMVLGSTILYSIIMQMPHDTGTVNVVLGLPVLIGLTGALLTRYNLRRSSGPGTELKERPYDRIWELVTGDSRMQLCFAASFYTRADMIVVSLFLSLWLNSMADVVGETRLYATAHAAALMGVVGISTLLSIPVWVRFMERHSRVAALGAALALSGLGFVMLALVVNPFQWIVLLPLVIIGMGSGGALIAPKVLANDLAPKDILGPLQGLFFLTGGIGLVLLVQSGGYYFDAVGPSSPFVLMGTGNLLFMLYAVWLIRNGFDESAEHEIQTKKRKRQLDLKPMIFMASLLPLIWLVGRVLMSGYVPGNSVGQMPVGFINRYLGDWAFNFLLFSLAIRPIYEITGVKKLAQYSRMIGLYAFFYALLHVLTYVWLEWVFNWHEILDDVAKRSFVLLGVVAFLMMVLLSATSHNQIIRKMGGKQWKKLHKLTYAVNILVALHFIFAATHENGEAYAYASLVAVLLGYRLHQAWQRRQGTSDLQRTRHKVLPS comes from the coding sequence ATGATCTCCCTCCCCCATCGTTTCCGTACTGAACACACCCTCTATCTGCTGTCGGTGATGAGCACCCTGGCCATCGCTCTGGCGGTGGGTATGCAGCCTCTGTTTCTGGATGAGGTACTAAAGATCCCCTTTGAAAAAGCGGGCACCATCAACGCCCACCTGACGGTGGTCACCGAGATGATCAGCCTGTTTATCGTCGCCTATACCGGTTTCCGCTATGGCCGTAGTGGCCGGGCACAGCTGATCTTTTTTGGGTTTTTATTCATTTTGGTCGGCTCTCTGCTGGCCCCCTGGAGTGGCCGTCTGCAACTGGCCATGGGGGTGGGGGGATTGGCCTTTTACTATCTCATGCGCACCCTGATATCCATCGGCACCAACACCGTGCAGCTGGAGACCACCACCTGGATGGGAGATGTCTCGGTACATGATCACAAACCTAAGCTAATGCTGGGGGTGATCATGATGATGGTGCTGGGCTCCACCATTCTCTACAGCATCATTATGCAGATGCCCCATGACACCGGCACCGTCAATGTGGTGCTGGGGCTGCCAGTTTTGATCGGTCTGACCGGAGCGCTCCTGACCCGCTACAATCTACGACGCAGCAGCGGGCCGGGCACCGAGTTGAAAGAGCGCCCCTATGACCGCATCTGGGAGCTGGTGACAGGGGATTCGCGCATGCAGCTCTGCTTTGCTGCCTCCTTCTACACCCGTGCGGACATGATTGTGGTGAGCCTGTTTCTCTCCCTGTGGCTCAATTCCATGGCTGATGTGGTGGGGGAGACGCGCCTCTATGCCACCGCCCATGCCGCTGCCTTGATGGGGGTGGTGGGGATCTCTACCCTGCTCTCCATTCCAGTATGGGTCCGCTTTATGGAACGTCACAGCCGGGTTGCAGCACTGGGTGCAGCTCTGGCGCTGTCAGGGCTGGGCTTTGTCATGTTGGCCTTGGTCGTCAACCCCTTCCAGTGGATTGTACTGCTCCCCCTGGTCATCATCGGCATGGGTAGTGGGGGGGCACTCATCGCCCCCAAGGTACTGGCCAACGATCTGGCCCCCAAGGATATTCTGGGACCGCTGCAGGGGCTGTTTTTTCTCACTGGTGGTATCGGACTGGTGCTGCTGGTGCAGAGTGGTGGTTACTATTTTGACGCGGTGGGACCAAGCTCTCCCTTTGTGCTCATGGGCACCGGCAACCTGCTGTTCATGCTCTATGCGGTGTGGTTGATCCGCAATGGCTTCGATGAGAGTGCTGAGCATGAGATACAGACCAAAAAACGTAAGCGCCAACTTGATCTGAAACCGATGATCTTTATGGCCTCCCTGCTGCCACTGATCTGGCTGGTGGGGCGGGTGCTGATGAGTGGCTATGTGCCGGGTAACTCGGTGGGACAGATGCCGGTGGGGTTCATCAACCGCTATTTGGGGGATTGGGCCTTTAACTTTCTGCTCTTCTCCCTGGCCATACGCCCCATCTATGAGATCACGGGGGTGAAAAAACTGGCCCAGTATTCACGCATGATCGGTCTCTATGCCTTTTTCTACGCCCTACTGCATGTATTGACTTATGTATGGCTAGAGTGGGTATTTAACTGGCATGAAATTCTGGATGATGTGGCCAAACGCTCCTTTGTACTGCTGGGCGTGGTGGCCTTTTTGATGATGGTGCTACTGTCGGCCACATCCCACAACCAGATCATCCGCAAGATGGGAGGCAAGCAGTGGAAGAAGCTGCACAAGCTGACCTATGCGGTGAATATTTTGGTGGCACTGCACTTTATCTTTGCCGCCACCCATGAGAATGGCGAGGCCTATGCCTACGCCTCCCTGGTGGCGGTGCTGCTGGGGTATCGTCTGCATCAGGCGTGGCAACGTCGCCAAGGCACCTCAGACCTGCAACGTACACGTCATAAGGTGTTGCCCTCCTGA
- a CDS encoding tetratricopeptide repeat protein: MLEQKLDPAMMERSTPTMAFNPPNDDNHPQWDATAMGDQSHHGHEPGMLDQADQAVDRVIDRLERLLGFVERVDLQNEPSIPVMPAAAALQTMADSQTTEKVHPQARSYGLDAVKRRAYDEAIDALGHVWHKGGDRDGELALNLGFALLKKGRMEEAARVLSIPFQKQPEDPALATLLGKALLFQSRYEDAAKVMVPAALKHDSRFNLHFYLGLAFAKLERFADAQRAWQIAAKIRPEDRDTQGFLEKVEMELAAD; encoded by the coding sequence ATGTTGGAGCAAAAGTTGGACCCAGCCATGATGGAGAGATCCACTCCTACCATGGCTTTTAATCCCCCTAACGATGACAACCACCCCCAATGGGATGCGACCGCTATGGGCGATCAATCCCACCACGGCCATGAGCCGGGTATGCTGGATCAGGCGGACCAGGCTGTGGATCGGGTGATCGACCGTCTGGAACGGCTGTTGGGTTTTGTGGAGCGGGTTGATCTTCAAAACGAACCGTCTATCCCTGTTATGCCAGCAGCGGCAGCACTCCAGACGATGGCTGATTCCCAGACCACCGAGAAGGTTCATCCCCAGGCCCGATCCTATGGGCTGGATGCCGTCAAACGTCGCGCCTATGATGAAGCTATCGACGCTTTGGGCCATGTGTGGCACAAGGGTGGCGATCGGGATGGCGAGCTGGCCCTGAATCTGGGCTTTGCGCTGTTGAAGAAAGGGCGTATGGAAGAGGCGGCGCGGGTGTTGTCTATCCCCTTCCAGAAACAGCCGGAAGATCCCGCGTTGGCGACTCTGCTGGGCAAGGCATTGCTGTTCCAGAGCCGTTATGAGGATGCCGCCAAAGTAATGGTACCTGCAGCCCTTAAGCACGACAGCCGTTTTAATCTGCACTTCTACCTGGGGTTGGCCTTTGCTAAGTTAGAGCGTTTTGCTGATGCCCAGCGGGCGTGGCAGATTGCCGCCAAGATCCGGCCTGAAGATCGCGATACCCAGGGGTTTCTGGAAAAG
- a CDS encoding MASE3 domain-containing protein: MSRLFRYLGVDRTTTMVELIWQFRKRLALILLICLLLFYISIDHYLVFHMFVELFAVGVAVGLFIIVLQTYPFSGNSFMLFLGIGYFWVGGLDFAHTLLYKGMPTAHDHGNMATQLWVVTRLLEAVILLAAPYFISKTIFLKRTFLLFGGLSAALFFAISQGLFPDAFVAGEGLTLFKVMMEYQIILILLLAILHLHSKRHLMDAHILHFTMLAILATMMAELAFTIYQDLYGVFNRVGHLFKLVSFWLLFIAMIDTMLTRPFKCLSRAHGSFDAIPIATVLVNPKGRILNANRVAHDERGRLRGELVGRDSHKEFHPAHLEPDNCPLCTAQRTVTELLGKEIMNGDRWIEYSVTPLVSSSYGETTILVCNNITEQKRLQESLQQSNEALDHYAKTIAKQLQEPVEAMHKHSKILTEHLQQRQDWADQEHLHAMLDNISEQRELLRDLLVFSQVGQKRCQKRHVNCNIIIKEVMQVLTKNLAEHKAVLDIGPLPMVWADPEEVHHLFYHLIESTLAAMEGYAPEFRLSATIEMEEPQRICRFLFHERHSEWDKGCQKRLLELFLALQRDEPGSGVGVGLALCKRIVEQQGGKIVTSSDLEHGVTVAFTLPIKEGGMMEA, encoded by the coding sequence ATGTCCAGACTATTCAGATATCTTGGTGTTGATCGTACCACCACCATGGTGGAGCTGATCTGGCAGTTTCGCAAGCGGCTGGCGCTTATTCTGCTCATCTGTCTGCTGCTCTTCTATATCTCCATAGATCATTATCTTGTATTTCATATGTTTGTGGAGCTGTTTGCCGTTGGGGTGGCGGTGGGGCTGTTCATCATCGTGTTGCAGACCTACCCCTTTTCCGGCAACAGCTTCATGCTGTTTCTGGGGATTGGCTATTTCTGGGTGGGGGGGCTGGATTTTGCCCATACACTGCTCTATAAAGGCATGCCCACAGCCCATGATCATGGCAACATGGCCACCCAGTTGTGGGTGGTAACCCGTTTGCTTGAAGCGGTGATACTGCTGGCCGCACCCTACTTCATCAGTAAAACCATCTTTTTAAAACGTACCTTCTTGCTGTTTGGAGGGCTGTCAGCCGCACTGTTCTTTGCCATCAGTCAGGGGCTGTTCCCCGATGCCTTTGTGGCGGGAGAGGGGCTGACCCTGTTCAAGGTGATGATGGAGTATCAGATCATCCTGATCCTGTTGCTGGCCATTCTCCATCTGCATAGCAAACGACACTTGATGGATGCCCATATCCTGCACTTCACCATGCTGGCTATTCTGGCCACCATGATGGCGGAACTCGCCTTTACCATCTATCAGGATCTCTATGGGGTGTTCAATCGGGTAGGGCACCTGTTTAAACTGGTTTCGTTCTGGCTGCTGTTTATCGCCATGATTGACACCATGTTAACCCGCCCCTTTAAGTGTCTCTCCCGTGCCCATGGGAGTTTTGATGCCATCCCCATCGCTACCGTGCTGGTCAACCCCAAGGGACGGATTCTTAACGCCAACCGGGTGGCCCATGACGAGCGCGGACGCCTGCGGGGCGAACTGGTAGGACGGGACAGCCATAAGGAGTTCCACCCCGCCCATCTGGAGCCAGATAACTGCCCCCTGTGCACCGCCCAACGCACCGTCACCGAACTGCTGGGCAAAGAGATAATGAATGGGGATCGGTGGATTGAGTATTCGGTCACGCCGCTGGTTAGTTCCAGCTATGGTGAAACCACCATTCTGGTCTGCAACAACATCACCGAGCAGAAGCGCCTGCAGGAGTCCCTGCAACAGTCCAACGAGGCGCTGGATCACTACGCCAAGACCATCGCCAAGCAGCTGCAGGAGCCCGTAGAGGCGATGCACAAGCATTCCAAAATCCTTACAGAACATCTGCAGCAGCGTCAGGATTGGGCGGATCAGGAGCATCTGCATGCCATGTTGGACAACATTTCTGAGCAGCGGGAGTTATTGAGAGACTTGCTGGTGTTCAGTCAGGTGGGGCAGAAGCGCTGCCAAAAGCGCCATGTGAACTGCAATATCATCATCAAAGAGGTGATGCAGGTGTTGACCAAGAACCTTGCCGAACATAAGGCGGTGTTAGACATCGGCCCCCTGCCCATGGTATGGGCCGATCCTGAAGAGGTACACCATCTGTTCTACCATCTCATCGAAAGCACCCTAGCAGCGATGGAGGGGTATGCACCGGAGTTTCGTCTCTCTGCCACCATTGAGATGGAAGAGCCCCAACGCATCTGCCGTTTCCTCTTTCATGAGCGCCACAGCGAGTGGGATAAAGGGTGTCAGAAACGTCTTCTGGAGCTGTTTTTAGCCTTGCAGAGGGATGAACCTGGCAGCGGTGTAGGGGTGGGGTTGGCGCTTTGCAAACGCATTGTGGAACAGCAGGGGGGGAAGATTGTCACCAGCTCTGATCTGGAACATGGGGTGACCGTCGCCTTCACCCTGCCCATCAAGGAGGGAGGGATGATGGAGGCGTAA